A single window of Hyla sarda isolate aHylSar1 chromosome 2, aHylSar1.hap1, whole genome shotgun sequence DNA harbors:
- the LOC130357535 gene encoding cystatin-A1-like, translating into MAATHRKGGVHNPPSLVGGIGAEKVADPEIQAACDSIKSEFLKQSGVNAAEFKAMKYKSQVVAGTNYFVRVWLGGDQFCHVKIYKPLPHTGEKPSLAGFHLGSTERDPITYF; encoded by the exons ATGGCCGCTACTCACCGTAAAGGTGGCGTTCACAACCCACCAAGTCTGGTTGGGGGAATAGGTGCAGAAAAGGTCGCTGACCCAGAGATACAAGCCGCCTGTGACTCG ATAAAATCCGAGTTTCTCAAACAATCCGGGGTTAATGCCGCAGAGTTTAAGGCCATGAAATACAAAAGCCAGGTTGTTGCCGGAACCAACTACTTTGTCAGG GTCTGGCTCGGAGGGGATCAGTTCTGTCATGTGAAGATATATAAACCTCTTCCTCATACCGGAGAGAAGCCGAGTCTTGCCGGGTTCCATCTAGGGTCAACCGAACGCGATCCTATTACGTATTTTTAG